The Terriglobia bacterium genomic sequence ACGATCTTGCCAGCCTGGCGGACGAGTCTGTGCTTTTTCTGCGCGATCTGGGCGGCGACACCTCCCGCATCGAGTGGGGAAAGCTCCAGCCCGCCGCCGGCCGCCGCGCGCTGGCGTATCTCGAAGCTGCCGGCACGGAGGCGCTCGCACGCCGGATCGACGGCATCGTTACTGCACCGGTCAACAAGGAGGCCATCGGCGGAGAGTTCCACGGCCAGACCGATTTCCTCGCCGAACGCGCCGGAGTGCGCGACTATGCGATGGCGTTCTTCACGCCGACCTTTAAAGTCGTCCTTGCCACGATTCACCTGCCGCTGCGCGAAGCGCTCTCCCAGATCACCACAGATCGGTATGTCCAGCTGATCCGCTTCGTGAACGCCCATCTTCCGAATCAGCGTATCGCCGTAGCAGCGATCAATCCCCATGCCGGCGAGGGCGGGATGTTCGGCCGCGAGGACCTCGATATCCTGGAACCCGCGGTACGGAAGTGCGCCGCCGATGGTCTTCCCGTGTCAGGCCCGCACTCGGCCGACAGCCTGTATTTCCGGGCGCATTCCGGTGAGTTCGATGTCGTGATTGCGCCATATCACGACCAGGGGCTCATTCCGATCAAGTTGATCGCGCACGGCGATTCGACGAACGTCACGTTGGGATTACCCTATGTGCGGACCTCGCCCGACCACGGCACCGCCTTCGCGATCGCGGGAAAGGGGCTGGCGGATCCCGCTGGAATGAAGATGGCTCTCAAGCGGGCAGTGGAATTAGCCACAAAAGGCACATAAGGAATGCCTTATGTGCCTTGCGAAGTCGCCGTTGCGGCAGGAATCACCCCGCAGACGCGTCAGATCCTCCGACGAATTTATTTCGCCCTATCATCCAGTCGCTTTCATCATTCGATTGCTTTGATTCAATGAGGCCGCGAGCTCGCTCGCGGAGAGGAAAACATCATAGCGTTCACGTCAGGAAGGCACAGGACGAAGCATGGCCCACCGCCGCAGGTCATTTGGATGCGATGCGGTAACGTGAGGAATTGTCCGAGCAGCTTCCGGAAGTCGTCGTCCTTCGTTAAGACCACAACCATGCGACTCGCATCCCTTGCCGCGGCGAAAATCACCGGGTCGCGAGCCCGGTGCAGGCCGAGTTCCTCGACGTGCACCGCGTCGACGCCAAGTTCTGTTCGGAGCCATCCTGCCAGAGACGGCGGCAGTTGAGCGTCTATCCAGACCTGCAGCAACGACTCTGAATCCTGCCGCGATTTGGCCATCTCTGCCAATCCGTTTTCTTATGCCGCGACGACGGGATGGTCCAGCTGACGAGCCGCGTAGAGAAGGCTGGCCGCGATATCATCCGGTTCTAGGTATGGATACTCGACGAGAATTTCTTCGGGCGTCTCGCCGGCGGCGAGAAGTTCGAGTACGTCGATGACGCGGACGCGCATCCCGCGAATGCAAGGACGCCCGCCACATTGCTCGGGGTCAATCGTAATTCGGGCCAAGAGCTCGGACTCGCGCATTGGATCTCCCAGGGGCTAAACTCGGCGTCAATGCCGAAAGATACACCCTGCTAAGCCTAGCCGTCCACAGTGAGTGCTGTTTCCCACTACGAGATGTTTGCAGATGACCGCTCCTTCTATGCGGAAATCCCGGGGTTTGACGGCCTTTTAGCAAATGCGAGCGCTCGCTCGCGGAGAGCTGGCAGTCTGGTGCCGTCGCGTTTTGAGTTGCCGTGCTTCAATGAGGCCGCGTGCGCTCGCTCGCGGAGAGATTCGCGTTATTCTGCTTGTTCCTGTCATGCTTTCTTACATTTGT encodes the following:
- the pdxA gene encoding 4-hydroxythreonine-4-phosphate dehydrogenase PdxA, whose protein sequence is MRATIGITAGDPAGIGLEVILKSIASVLNSARWVLFTDREIFERNAALFPSHVPVQWVDDLASLADESVLFLRDLGGDTSRIEWGKLQPAAGRRALAYLEAAGTEALARRIDGIVTAPVNKEAIGGEFHGQTDFLAERAGVRDYAMAFFTPTFKVVLATIHLPLREALSQITTDRYVQLIRFVNAHLPNQRIAVAAINPHAGEGGMFGREDLDILEPAVRKCAADGLPVSGPHSADSLYFRAHSGEFDVVIAPYHDQGLIPIKLIAHGDSTNVTLGLPYVRTSPDHGTAFAIAGKGLADPAGMKMALKRAVELATKGT
- a CDS encoding DUF5615 family PIN-like protein — protein: MAKSRQDSESLLQVWIDAQLPPSLAGWLRTELGVDAVHVEELGLHRARDPVIFAAARDASRMVVVLTKDDDFRKLLGQFLTLPHRIQMTCGGGPCFVLCLPDVNAMMFSSPRASSRPH
- a CDS encoding DUF433 domain-containing protein, whose product is MRESELLARITIDPEQCGGRPCIRGMRVRVIDVLELLAAGETPEEILVEYPYLEPDDIAASLLYAARQLDHPVVAA